The genomic interval GGCAAATACGGATCAAAGTGCTTTTTATTATACCTCGTACAGTGGTGCGGAGCCAACAATTTATCGATATGATTTAAGAACAGGTGGCAGAAAAAGCATTATTTCAAGCCCAGGTATGATTGTATGTTCCGATGTTTCGAAAGATGGAACTAAACTTCTTTTAACCATGGCCCCCAAAGATCAAACCGATATTTACATTTATGATATTTCAACGCGAAAAATAAGTAAAATTACAGATTATTCAGGTATTGATGTTAATGGTAACTTTATTGATGATGATAAACGTATTGCCTTTGTTTCTGATCGCTTAGGAAGTCCCGATATTTTTGCACAAGGTATTTATGATAAAAGTTTTGAAAAACTGGTTTATCATGGCAAGAATAAGAATTCTATTTCAACGTATGATAATTATATTGTCTATTCAAGCAGAGAAGCGGACAGCGAGTTTGGAAGAAACACCTTTAATCTCTATTTGATTTCAACGAAAACAGATTATTTAAGACAATTAACAGCAACAGGTGAGAATCTTTATCCACGTTTTGCAAAAGATCCTGATACCATTATGTTCATTAAACAGTTTGGAAATCAGAGTGCTTTGGGCATCATTCGTCTCAATGCAAACAAAACGTATCATTTTCAACTCAAAACTGGTAAACTTCAGTCAATTGATTGGTAGTTTTTTAAAAAAAATGTGCTATAATTCCGAAGTTTTTAAATTTGAACTTTTTAAAAGGATCTAATAATGGGTAAATTAGCTTTAACGAGCTTAGCGGTAGCGGTTTTGGTTTTAACAGGTTGTAGCCAAAAAAGTCCAGAAGTCGATATGACTAAAGGAACTAATGACACAAAAGGTGCATCAACAAATGATGGTATGAGCGCTCTTCAAAAATTGATTGCTTCTTTAGAGGCTAACTCTAAAACAATCTATTTTGATTTTGACAAATACACCGTCAGAAAAGATCAACAAGCAAATATCGATGCAAATGCTGCATTGTTCAACTCTGCAGAAGCAAAAAGCTTCTCAATCAAAGTTGAAGGTAACTGTGACGAATTCGGTACAGACGAATACAACTATGCACTTGGTCTTAAAAGAGCAAAAAGTGTTAAAGATGGTCTAGTTGCTAAAGGTATGGTTGCAGATAGAGTAACTGTTGTAAGTTATGGCGAAAGCAATCCTGCATGCACAGAGCACAATAAAGATTGTTGGTCTAAAAACAGAAGAGCAGAATTCAAAGTTCTTCCATAATCTTTGTTTGAATGAAAAAACAGATTTTTCTATTTTCGATAGCGTTGCTGCCTATGGCAGCGCTATCGAGTGAACCCTCAGCTTTTGGATCCAGCGATTCTAGTAGCAGCACTAGCAATACCTCCTATAGTAATACTGTTAGCGTTACTGATATGAAACCTCAAAACAGTCAAAAAATAGCAACCATTAATGAAACCGTTGTCAATAATAAAACAGCTCTGAGTAATGTCTCTGAAGAGTACGAGGGAATGCGTTCAGTTATGGAAAGTTATGCAACTAAAATTGCTAAACAAGATGAAAAAATGCGTCAGCTCGAAGAGGAAAATAAAAAACTTAGAGAATATGTTGAAGAGAGTCGTCAGATTCAAACTGAAAATCAAGATAAAATCAAAGTGGTTGTTGGTGAACTTGGAACACTGATTGATTCTATCAATAAAGATTATGTACCCAAAGATAAATTTGATCAGCTTGCCAATGAAGTAAGAGGTAACAAGAGCAGCGCTTCTAAAACGACTACTGCCCCTGAACCCGCTAAAAAAGAGACCCCTTCAAAAACAATTTCTGCTAAAGAATTAAGCACTAAAGATAGCGCGACATTGATTAAAGAAGCGGATGATTATTTTGATAAAAAATCGTATACTGAAGCACAAGCGCTCTATACAGAACTCTTAAATCGTAATTATAAACCTGCAAAAGTCAATTTTACACTTGGCGAAATAGCATACAATCAAAAGTCTTATGCCAAAGCGATTGAACACTATAAATCAAGTATTTCACTTTTTGATAAAGCAGCTTATACCCCAACACTTCTTTATCATACAGGCACTTCTTTTCAAAAGCTTGGAAAAACCAAAGATGCACAAGGTTTTTACAAAGCGCTTAAAGAGAATTACCCTGATTCCCCCGAAGCTAAAAAAATTAAATAACTTTTTTTATACACTTCTTTGCCCAAAAAATAGACTTAAAGCTTTCGCCTAAGGGCATATACAACAAACTTATGTTAAAATTCCCTGTTTATAAATTAAGGGAGAAAATATGAGTATTAGTGATAATCAAGTAGTTTCAATCCATTATGAGCTTAGAAATGTTGATAGTGGTGAAATTTTAGATAGTAATATTAATGCAGCGCCACTCTCTTTTATTGTTGGAAAAGGTCAAATTATTCCAGGATTAGAAGAGAAAATTAAAGAGCTTAAAGCTGGTGAGAACGCTGACATTAAAGTAGTTGCAGCTGATGCCTATGGTATTTACGATGATCAAGCTGTTCAAACATTACCAAAAGAGCAATTTGCTGGACTTGAACTTCAAGTTGGCATGACACTTTATGGTCAAGGTGAAAACGGTGAGACGGTTCAAGTAAGCGTTAAAAGCTTTAATGATGAAACCGTTGAAATCGATTTTAACCATCCTTTAGCGGGACAAGATCTTTTATTTGCAATTAGCATTCTCGAAGTACGTGATGCAACAGCAGATGAGATGTTAAACGGTTATGTTGGTGGTGGACACAGTTGTGGTTGTGGATCTGGCGGATGCGGTTCCCATGAGCATGAAGATGAGAGTGAATGCTGTGGCGGACACGATCACGATCATGAGCACGGTGAAGGCGGATGCTGCGGCGGTGAAAGTCACTCCCATGGTGGCGGATGTTGTGGATCACACTAATTATATAGCAAAGT from Sulfurospirillum multivorans DSM 12446 carries:
- the tolB gene encoding Tol-Pal system protein TolB, which codes for MKKIVVFLCLALFAYAGDATVEIVKKIDVLPKIAVQDASPRNVDLESRRSFFKLIAGDLRVSSHFNVLDDYLQSSYEGGPLENFLSDKKVDMILRFSLTQDINAATANVKLINAKTGVTTFEKVYSITDKKRNPFLAHKIVVDVNDQVGAPSVKWMEQSVIFSRYTNAKKSEIVISDYTLSYTKIVVTGGLNIFPKWANTDQSAFYYTSYSGAEPTIYRYDLRTGGRKSIISSPGMIVCSDVSKDGTKLLLTMAPKDQTDIYIYDISTRKISKITDYSGIDVNGNFIDDDKRIAFVSDRLGSPDIFAQGIYDKSFEKLVYHGKNKNSISTYDNYIVYSSREADSEFGRNTFNLYLISTKTDYLRQLTATGENLYPRFAKDPDTIMFIKQFGNQSALGIIRLNANKTYHFQLKTGKLQSIDW
- a CDS encoding OmpA family protein, with product MGKLALTSLAVAVLVLTGCSQKSPEVDMTKGTNDTKGASTNDGMSALQKLIASLEANSKTIYFDFDKYTVRKDQQANIDANAALFNSAEAKSFSIKVEGNCDEFGTDEYNYALGLKRAKSVKDGLVAKGMVADRVTVVSYGESNPACTEHNKDCWSKNRRAEFKVLP
- a CDS encoding tetratricopeptide repeat protein, which produces MAALSSEPSAFGSSDSSSSTSNTSYSNTVSVTDMKPQNSQKIATINETVVNNKTALSNVSEEYEGMRSVMESYATKIAKQDEKMRQLEEENKKLREYVEESRQIQTENQDKIKVVVGELGTLIDSINKDYVPKDKFDQLANEVRGNKSSASKTTTAPEPAKKETPSKTISAKELSTKDSATLIKEADDYFDKKSYTEAQALYTELLNRNYKPAKVNFTLGEIAYNQKSYAKAIEHYKSSISLFDKAAYTPTLLYHTGTSFQKLGKTKDAQGFYKALKENYPDSPEAKKIK
- a CDS encoding FKBP-type peptidyl-prolyl cis-trans isomerase; amino-acid sequence: MSISDNQVVSIHYELRNVDSGEILDSNINAAPLSFIVGKGQIIPGLEEKIKELKAGENADIKVVAADAYGIYDDQAVQTLPKEQFAGLELQVGMTLYGQGENGETVQVSVKSFNDETVEIDFNHPLAGQDLLFAISILEVRDATADEMLNGYVGGGHSCGCGSGGCGSHEHEDESECCGGHDHDHEHGEGGCCGGESHSHGGGCCGSH